One window of the Mycteria americana isolate JAX WOST 10 ecotype Jacksonville Zoo and Gardens unplaced genomic scaffold, USCA_MyAme_1.0 Scaffold_111, whole genome shotgun sequence genome contains the following:
- the LOC142403119 gene encoding olfactory receptor 14C36-like, with translation MSNNSSNTEFLLLVFADTRELQLLEFWLFLGIYLAALLGNGLIITTVACDHSLHTPMYFFLLNLSVVDLGSISTTVPKSMANSLWDTRAISYAGCAAQVFLFPFLMSAEFYLLTIMAYDRYVAICKPLHYRTLLGSRACVHMAAAAWGSGSLTAVLHTANTLTIPLCHGNAVDQFFCEIPQILKLCCSRSYVREVGLIVVSFALAFGCFVFIVLSYVQIFRAVLRIPSEQGRHKAFSTCLPHLAVVSLFISTAMFACLKPPSISSPSLDLVMAVLYSVVPPAVNPLIYSMRNQELKDSIRKVISRMFVNIDKFSNTLHK, from the coding sequence ATGTCCAACAACAGCTCCAACACTGAGTTCCTCCTCCTCGTCTTTGcggacacgcgggagctgcagctcttggagttctggctcttcctgggcatctacctggctgccctcctgggcaatggcctcatcatcaccaccgtagcctgcgaccacagcctccacacccccatgtacttcttccttctcaacctGTCTGTTGTTGatctgggctccatctccactactgtccccaaatccatggccaattccctgtgggacaccagggccatctcctatgcaggatgtgctgcccaggtctttctctttcccttcttgatgtcagcagagttttatctgctcaccatcatggcctatgaccgctacgttgccatctgtaaacccctgcactacaggaccctcctgggcagcagagcttgtgtccacatggcagcagctgcctggggcagtgggtctctcactgctgtgctgcacacggccaatacactgacaatccccctctgccacggcaatgctgtggaccagttcttctgtgaaatcccccagatcctcaagctctgcTGCTCACGCTCCTAtgtcagggaagttgggcttattgtggttagttttgctttggcttttgggtgttttgttttcattgtgctgtcctatgtgcagatcttcagggctgtgctgaggatcccctctgagcagggacggcacaaagctttttccacgtgcctccctcacctggccgtggtctccctgtttatcagcactgccatgtttgctTGCCTGAAGCCCCCCTctatctcctccccatccctggatctggtgatggctgttctgtactcggtggtgcctccagcagtgaaccccctcatctacagcatgaggaaccaggagctgaAGGACTCCATTAGGAAGGTGATTTCACGGATGTTTGTCAATATTGATAAATTTTCCAACACTCTTCACAAATGA